TATCTTCCCTCCGGCATTCAAACATGACAACCTGTTTTCCTGTACTAACTCCGCGAATATATTCACTCGGTATCTGAACAACAGTAACTTCATTGCCTATCCATGAAAGAAATCCTTCCTGCAACCCCTTCCCGGATAATTGTTTGAGTTTAGCATCTACATCATCAACCTGTTTCTTGAATCCAGGCTCGCGTTCACTCAAATGTATAATATAATTCCAGAAAACACTAAAGTCTTCAAACCTTACATTCATCATAATACTGGAATTATCGGGAACAACTTTTGCAACTTCGCTTTTCTGCGGTTTCTGCGTAACCAACCGCATAAGTTCTTCCGCGTTATTCTCACCAACACCTTGTTTACCTTCACCGATACGTGTTGAGTTATACCCTTTGATCACCACATTTTTATCCCCAACTTTTATTCCAATCCCAATGATATCCGTCAACCCGAATGTTTGAACAATCTCAGTTGCGTCAAAAACCCTGCTTAACCCACTTGCCCAGTACTTACTGTTGACAAACACACGGGTAACACTATCATCCCCAACTTGCCCGGCAACCTTCCAAAACATACTGTTTGTCCGAAGAACAGCATCCGGGCTACCAAAAGCCGATAGTATATTCTGTATCCCGACTTTTTCTTGTGAAGCTAAAACATAATTCTTTATGTACGTAAGATACCACTTAGTATTTGTTGACAGTATTGTCAGAAGATATACCCGATTCCCGGCATATTCATATGAATCTATTTTAATATCCTTTTCCCCGGTGATAACCATCCCCGCTGTATTTGATAACACGCTAAGAACCTGCGCTACCGGCCCTAAATTAACTGTGATCACCGGTATCTCAAGTTGTGATGAAGTCCATACAATACACACTTCCCTTGAGAGCATATACCGTGTAATAACATTATTGTTTTTCAATAATAACTTGCGGAAAGACATATAAGCGGTATAAGATGATTTAATATTATCATCCAAGCCAATTACAGCTCCTACCACGCGGCTATCAAGCACAGTGACCAGTTTTTCAGGTGAAGGTATTGTCAGTAATAACGTAAAACTATTCGGCACAAACTTGTCAAAAGTAACACGCGAAAACCAATACCATACAAAATAGGCAGTTATTAAAATAATCAATATTGAAAGAAAAATAATCAAATTTTTAATTAACGCATTCATAGGATTAATCAATAAATTATATTACTAATCACACCAAAAAGTAAAGCTTAATGCTTAGTCTTGACACATACATTTGAAATGATGTAGTATAAATACTCAAAATATATTCGGGGCCCGTAGCTCAGTTGGTCAGAGCGGCAGACTCATAATCTGTTGGCCGTGGGTTCAAGTCCTACCGGGCCCAATAATTATTTGGATGATAATTTTGTTATTTTTATGAACATGATGTATATAATGATAACTATAAAAGTATTTTTACCTAATATGCAGAGAGAAAACCGCATAGATGAATAATCGTGGACGTATAAGTATCATAGCAATCAAGTTCTCTCTGTTAGTTTCCGTAATAATCCTTATTGTAACCGTCATAATGGCACGGTTTGTTATTAATCAAACCCGCCAATCCCTGATCAACGAAATGCGCCTGCGGGCGGAATACTTCGCACGGGTAGCAAAAGAATCCTTAT
This sequence is a window from Elusimicrobiota bacterium. Protein-coding genes within it:
- a CDS encoding DUF3352 domain-containing protein encodes the protein MNALIKNLIIFLSILIILITAYFVWYWFSRVTFDKFVPNSFTLLLTIPSPEKLVTVLDSRVVGAVIGLDDNIKSSYTAYMSFRKLLLKNNNVITRYMLSREVCIVWTSSQLEIPVITVNLGPVAQVLSVLSNTAGMVITGEKDIKIDSYEYAGNRVYLLTILSTNTKWYLTYIKNYVLASQEKVGIQNILSAFGSPDAVLRTNSMFWKVAGQVGDDSVTRVFVNSKYWASGLSRVFDATEIVQTFGLTDIIGIGIKVGDKNVVIKGYNSTRIGEGKQGVGENNAEELMRLVTQKPQKSEVAKVVPDNSSIMMNVRFEDFSVFWNYIIHLSEREPGFKKQVDDVDAKLKQLSGKGLQEGFLSWIGNEVTVVQIPSEYIRGVSTGKQVVMFECRREDSAVEALGKFEEGITGRFYLSVKPVEYADYKIYKIRESPVLRVLLGIFVKVNVELYYTVVKNYLVFSEDLEAVKSVIDGFHGNYVLDNLNSYKNVVSDTATNFVVYYNYASTDFPEIVNNNKLSGKFLKSFPVGSVEAKFVDNGLSFTITAQVVE